From the genome of Acidobacteriota bacterium, one region includes:
- a CDS encoding alcohol dehydrogenase catalytic domain-containing protein, translated as MPETMQAVVFHAPWEMKLERLPKPEPAPGEVLVKMKAVGICGSDVHGFTGESGRRAPGMVMGHEAAGEVVALGDGVRSPEIGDPVTIYNIIAHSAPDPDEGDPSFLNKKMIGVNLAKRGGMAEFLAVPAENAIPLPPGIPPEIGLLAEPLAVVTRGWRRLETLGVRTSRLAIVGAGTIGLAAVLMARARGLSRTVVLDTVAEKADRAAEFGVGAVHVASGDPGREAGEVESSLAGKPEVVIDAVGTRESFSLCLALVEAGGTLLLIGNLAREVSLPLQDAVSNEVCLVGTYGFDRSDFAAAVSILPNMRSELSTFIEGRCRLSETPRVMTSLARGESQALKTVIVFKD; from the coding sequence ATGCCGGAAACCATGCAAGCCGTTGTGTTTCATGCTCCTTGGGAAATGAAGCTGGAGAGACTGCCGAAGCCCGAACCGGCGCCGGGAGAGGTCCTGGTCAAGATGAAGGCGGTCGGCATCTGCGGCAGCGACGTCCATGGCTTCACCGGAGAGAGTGGCCGCCGGGCTCCCGGCATGGTCATGGGGCACGAGGCCGCCGGCGAAGTGGTCGCCCTGGGTGACGGAGTCCGTTCTCCCGAAATCGGAGACCCCGTGACCATCTACAATATCATCGCCCATTCGGCCCCTGACCCCGATGAGGGCGACCCCTCCTTCCTCAACAAGAAGATGATTGGCGTCAACCTGGCCAAGCGCGGAGGCATGGCGGAGTTCCTGGCGGTTCCGGCGGAGAATGCGATTCCGCTTCCGCCGGGGATTCCTCCCGAGATTGGACTCCTGGCCGAACCCCTGGCCGTGGTGACCCGGGGGTGGCGGCGGTTGGAGACGCTTGGGGTCCGTACCTCGCGGCTGGCCATCGTCGGCGCCGGGACCATTGGGCTGGCGGCGGTCCTGATGGCGCGCGCCAGGGGTCTCTCCCGTACGGTGGTACTGGATACGGTGGCCGAGAAGGCCGATCGCGCAGCCGAGTTCGGGGTTGGTGCCGTTCATGTGGCCTCCGGAGACCCGGGCAGGGAAGCGGGAGAAGTCGAATCCAGTCTGGCAGGGAAACCGGAGGTTGTCATCGATGCTGTCGGCACGCGGGAGTCGTTTTCCCTATGCCTGGCTTTGGTGGAGGCTGGAGGGACTCTGCTTCTGATCGGGAATCTGGCCAGGGAAGTCTCGTTGCCGTTGCAGGATGCAGTCAGCAACGAGGTGTGTCTGGTCGGGACCTACGGTTTCGATCGGAGCGACTTTGCGGCGGCCGTAAGCATTCTGCCCAACATGAGGTCCGAGTTGTCGACATTCATCGAAGGCCGCTGTCGGCTGAGCGAGACACCTCGGGTCATGACTTCGTTGGCCAGGGGAGAGAGCCAGGCGTTGAAGACGGTAATTGTCTTCAAGGATTGA